Proteins encoded by one window of Antechinus flavipes isolate AdamAnt ecotype Samford, QLD, Australia chromosome 4, AdamAnt_v2, whole genome shotgun sequence:
- the TMEM81 gene encoding transmembrane protein 81: MKILATGGFILGTLVFAVCLPIIVTFSQSFTIPEKLKLAHGRVIINTTACTVTCGLGYKEESTCEVGPDGVRRKCETHHIECLTNWICGMVHFTVPTGKKFELTCLTPDILLYGREAFRFTWTYARGIISINDDLFKPFRRHVHLVTLNPAHEADSGTYRCDVQLLKNLKFVKRIYFALRVIPAYLVNLNFDQSLTEVQRLIDKGMDLDLDKDIYSPRPSWNKKVLLALGIGMTGGVIISVLVSIAVHYWLKTSKREVKTKI; encoded by the coding sequence ATGAAGATTCTAGCTACTGGTGGTTTCATCCTTGGAACACTGGTATTTGCTGTCTGCCTACCGATAATAGTGACCTTCAGTCAATCATTCACAATCCCTGAAAAACTGAAGTTGGCTCATGGGAGAGTGATCATCAACACCACAGCCTGTACAGTCACCTGTGGCCTGGGCTACAAGGAGGAGAGCACTTGTGAGGTGGGCCCCGATGGCGTGAGGAGGAAGTGTGAGACTCACCACATAGAGTGCTTGACCAATTGGATCTGTGGGATGGTCCACTTCACCGTCCCCACTGGAAAAAAGTTTGAGCTGACGTGTCTGACTCCGGATATCCTCCTCTATGGGCGGGAAGCTTTTCGGTTCACCTGGACCTATGCCCGGGGCATCATCTCCATCAATGATGACTTGTTTAAACCTTTTCGGCGCCATGTCCATTTGGTGACGCTCAATCCTGCCCACGAGGCTGATTCAGGCACCTATAGGTGTGATGTCCAGCTGCTGAAGAACTTGAAATTTGTTAAGAGAATCTACTTTGCCCTCAGGGTCATTCCTGCTTACTTGGTGAACCTCAACTTTGATCAGTCCCTGACTGAGGTGCAGAGATTAATAGATAAGGGGATGGACCTGGATCTAGATAAAGATATCTATTCCCCACGCCCATCGTGGAATAAAAAGGTCTTGCTAGCGCTGGGGATAGGAATGACAGGGGGGGTTATTATAAGTGTGCTGGTGAGTATCGCTGTTCACTATTGGCTGAAAACTTCCAAAAGAGAGGTCAAGACAAAGATATAA